From Streptomyces sp. TLI_235, a single genomic window includes:
- a CDS encoding putative RecB family exonuclease, translating into MHQTDTEPPARPAAAPTGLSPSRAGDFMTCPLLYRLRVIDRLPEPPSAAATRGTVVHAVLERLFDHPAGERTAELARSLLRPQWERMLGERPELAQLFPGDEDGSALAGWLADAEKLVDRWFRLEDPTRLHPVERELYVETPLEPGVLLRGYIDRVDVAPTGEVRLVDYKTGRAPSRDFEGKAMFQMKFYALVVWRWKGVVPRRLQLVYLGGGGDVVTYDPDEADLLSVERKLRALWETISRAVATGEFPATRNRLCDWCDHQARCPEFGGTPPPYPLPVPVQRTTDDDPTGDLMVSKES; encoded by the coding sequence ATGCACCAGACGGACACCGAGCCGCCGGCCCGGCCGGCCGCCGCACCGACGGGCCTGTCGCCCTCGCGCGCCGGCGACTTCATGACCTGCCCGCTGCTGTACCGGCTGCGGGTGATCGACCGGCTGCCGGAGCCGCCGAGCGCGGCCGCCACCCGGGGCACGGTGGTGCACGCCGTGCTGGAGCGGCTGTTCGACCACCCGGCGGGCGAGCGGACGGCGGAGCTGGCCCGTTCGCTGCTGCGCCCGCAGTGGGAGCGGATGCTGGGCGAGCGGCCGGAGCTGGCGCAGCTGTTCCCGGGCGACGAGGACGGCTCCGCGCTGGCCGGCTGGCTGGCGGACGCGGAGAAGCTGGTGGACCGCTGGTTCCGGCTGGAGGACCCGACCCGGCTGCACCCGGTGGAGCGCGAGCTGTACGTGGAGACGCCGCTGGAGCCGGGTGTGCTGCTGCGCGGCTACATCGACCGGGTGGACGTCGCGCCGACCGGCGAGGTCCGGCTGGTGGACTACAAGACCGGGCGGGCGCCCTCGCGGGACTTCGAGGGCAAGGCGATGTTCCAGATGAAGTTCTACGCCCTGGTGGTGTGGCGCTGGAAGGGCGTCGTGCCGCGCCGGCTGCAGCTGGTGTACCTGGGCGGCGGCGGGGACGTGGTGACGTACGACCCGGACGAGGCGGACCTGTTGTCCGTGGAGCGCAAGCTGCGGGCGCTCTGGGAGACGATCTCGCGGGCGGTGGCGACGGGCGAGTTCCCGGCGACCCGCAACCGGCTGTGCGACTGGTGCGACCACCAGGCCCGCTGTCCGGAGTTCGGGGGCACTCCCCCGCCGTACCCGCTGCCCGTGCCGGTGCAGAGAACGACCGACGACGATCCCACGGGGGATCTCATGGTGAGCAAGGAGTCGTAG
- a CDS encoding LuxR family two component transcriptional regulator has protein sequence MTIRVLLVDDQPLLRTGFRMILEAESDLVVVGEAGDGQQALEQVRALQPDVVLMDIRMPRMDGVEATRRISGPGRDGPAKVLVLTTFDLDEYVVEALRAGASGFLLKDVPAEELVQAIRVVADGAAMLAPSVTRRLLDMYATKLPSGEEAPPQALAALTEREVEVLRLVARGLSNAEIAGELFVSETTVKTHVGHVLTKLQLRDRVQAAVYAYESGLVRPGSM, from the coding sequence GTGACGATCCGAGTGCTGCTGGTCGACGACCAGCCGCTGCTTCGCACCGGTTTCCGGATGATCCTGGAGGCCGAGTCCGACCTGGTGGTGGTCGGGGAGGCCGGGGACGGCCAGCAGGCGCTGGAACAGGTCCGGGCGCTGCAGCCGGACGTGGTGCTGATGGACATCCGGATGCCGCGGATGGACGGGGTGGAGGCGACCCGCCGGATCTCCGGCCCGGGGCGGGACGGCCCGGCGAAGGTGCTGGTGCTGACCACCTTCGACCTGGACGAGTACGTGGTGGAGGCGCTGCGGGCGGGGGCCAGCGGTTTCCTGCTGAAGGACGTGCCGGCCGAGGAACTGGTGCAGGCGATCCGGGTGGTCGCGGACGGCGCGGCGATGCTGGCCCCGTCGGTGACCCGCCGGCTGCTGGACATGTACGCCACCAAGCTGCCCTCCGGGGAGGAGGCGCCGCCGCAGGCGCTGGCTGCGCTGACCGAGCGCGAGGTCGAGGTGCTCCGGCTGGTGGCCCGCGGCCTGTCGAACGCGGAGATCGCCGGGGAGCTGTTCGTCAGCGAGACGACGGTGAAGACGCACGTCGGCCATGTGCTGACGAAGCTGCAGCTGCGGGACCGGGTGCAGGCCGCGGTGTACGCCTACGAGTCGGGTCTGGTGCGCCCCGGCTCGATGTGA